The Oncorhynchus nerka isolate Pitt River linkage group LG24, Oner_Uvic_2.0, whole genome shotgun sequence genome has a window encoding:
- the LOC115108107 gene encoding cytochrome b-c1 complex subunit 6, mitochondrial-like gives MVLEEKRISNGEPEDEEEEEEEEDMVDPLDTVRDKCAQAEHCIHTRAKLEDCESRVGSKSETAEDCTEELFDFLHARDHCVAHKVFHSVK, from the exons ATGGTTTTAGAGGAGAAAAGGATCTCGAACGGGGAACCCGAAGAT gaagaggaggaagaagaggaggaagatatgGTG GACCCCCTTGACACAGTGCGGGACAAGTGTGCACAGGCAGAACACTGCATCCACACCCGGGCAAAACTGGAGGACTGCGAATCCAGGGTCGGCTCCAAGTCCGAGACCGCAGAGGACTGCACTGAAGAGCTTTTCGACTTTCTCCATGCCCGGGACCACTGT GTGGCACACAAAGTCTTCCATTCTGTCAAATAA